A stretch of the Coprobacillus cateniformis genome encodes the following:
- a CDS encoding threonine/serine exporter family protein: protein MNEIIQCLSAFVGCLGFTFIFRIHKNIKFACVGSIVGTLGWVIYLATQFLDNIFIQSFIAMLCVALIAEMMARHYKAPATIFIIIGCFPLVPGSGIYYTMLYAVQGLNNLFAESFLSTIGISISIALAILISSTTLQVYKIIKTKNYAKIE, encoded by the coding sequence ATGAACGAAATCATTCAATGCTTATCAGCCTTTGTAGGTTGTCTTGGTTTTACATTTATTTTTCGTATTCATAAAAATATAAAATTTGCATGTGTTGGTTCCATTGTAGGTACATTAGGTTGGGTTATTTACCTTGCCACACAATTCCTAGACAATATCTTTATACAAAGTTTTATTGCAATGTTATGTGTTGCTCTTATTGCTGAAATGATGGCACGCCATTATAAAGCTCCAGCTACAATTTTTATTATCATTGGTTGTTTCCCTTTAGTTCCAGGAAGTGGAATCTATTACACAATGTTATATGCAGTACAAGGATTAAACAATCTCTTTGCTGAAAGTTTTTTATCCACTATTGGAATCAGCATTTCTATTGCTTTAGCAATCTTAATATCTTCTACAACATTACAAGTCTATAAAATTATAAAAACAAAAAATTATGCAAAAATTGAATAA
- a CDS encoding threonine/serine exporter family protein: MDEKEVLQSVNEIGYLLLRHGAEIYRVEESLQRMCEGLGFKNVEVFAIPSYFTLSLTLHDGTPYHVSKRARSNRIHLDHLYELNCLVRQISNGDIELHNIQEKIENIKSQELNYQLILLGYIVSAAMFCVFFGGGAIDMVVSGVIGFVLYYFIYLLEKLRINGIVRTILSSMVLSTIAILGNKIGIVENQQSVITGTLMLLVPGIAITNSLRDIIGGDFISGLSRMIEAILIAASIAIGVGVMMMLLRGA; the protein is encoded by the coding sequence ATGGACGAAAAAGAAGTTTTACAATCTGTGAATGAAATTGGTTATTTATTACTAAGACATGGTGCAGAAATCTATCGTGTCGAAGAATCTTTACAACGTATGTGTGAAGGATTAGGATTTAAAAATGTTGAAGTCTTTGCAATACCTTCTTATTTTACATTATCATTAACATTGCATGATGGTACCCCTTATCATGTTTCTAAACGTGCACGTTCAAATCGTATCCATTTAGATCATCTCTATGAATTAAATTGTTTAGTAAGACAAATTAGTAATGGAGATATAGAGCTTCACAATATTCAAGAAAAAATAGAAAACATAAAATCACAAGAATTAAATTATCAATTAATATTGTTAGGATATATTGTATCTGCTGCCATGTTCTGTGTATTTTTTGGTGGTGGTGCCATTGATATGGTTGTTTCAGGAGTTATTGGTTTCGTGTTATATTACTTTATTTATCTACTAGAAAAGCTGAGGATTAATGGTATTGTTCGAACTATCTTATCAAGCATGGTTTTATCTACGATTGCTATTCTAGGAAATAAAATAGGAATTGTTGAGAATCAGCAATCTGTCATCACTGGAACACTCATGTTGTTAGTTCCTGGAATTGCAATTACCAATAGTCTTAGAGATATTATTGGTGGAGACTTCATTTCTGGACTTTCAAGGATGATTGAAGCGATTTTGATTGCTGCCAGTATTGCAATTGGAGTTGGTGTTATGATGATGCTATTGAGAGGTGCTTAA
- a CDS encoding Cof-type HAD-IIB family hydrolase, with the protein MIKLIVCDMDGTILNKDNTLDEQSYQKILEKSDQGVEFMFATGRGFDMVEDICQSKGIYNSLILNNGTQYRSYDGHINRYYPMERKSFEQIMAILLEYEYHISVHTQQGKYIFEDKETYFLRHQKILMKSKGIDDPSLLPKTPFFTRTGFLKNVHEVKTVDELYKSKALPLKIDARHIDYQSVQGVEKLLKDINHLHISSSFEENIEITSDVHDKGSMLKEVLKEKGLSVYEVATFGDGFNDIGMLESFPYSFAPANASELVKEKASYALEVTNEQGAVAKGIQILEELNLL; encoded by the coding sequence ATGATTAAATTAATTGTTTGTGATATGGATGGAACAATCTTAAATAAGGATAATACGCTTGATGAACAAAGCTATCAAAAGATACTAGAAAAAAGTGATCAGGGTGTTGAATTTATGTTTGCGACAGGACGTGGGTTTGATATGGTTGAGGATATATGTCAAAGCAAAGGAATTTATAATTCTTTGATTTTAAATAATGGAACTCAATATAGAAGTTATGATGGTCATATCAATCGCTATTATCCAATGGAAAGAAAGTCTTTTGAACAGATTATGGCTATTTTGTTAGAATATGAATATCATATTTCGGTTCATACTCAGCAAGGAAAATATATTTTTGAAGATAAAGAAACCTATTTTTTAAGACATCAGAAGATATTGATGAAATCAAAAGGTATTGATGATCCTTCTTTATTACCAAAGACACCGTTTTTTACAAGAACTGGTTTTCTTAAAAATGTTCATGAAGTTAAAACAGTTGATGAATTGTATAAGTCTAAAGCATTGCCTTTAAAGATAGATGCTAGACATATTGATTATCAAAGTGTACAAGGTGTAGAGAAACTTTTAAAAGATATTAATCATTTACATATTTCTTCATCATTTGAAGAGAATATAGAGATTACAAGTGATGTTCATGATAAGGGGAGTATGCTAAAAGAGGTTTTAAAAGAGAAAGGATTATCTGTTTATGAAGTGGCAACTTTTGGTGATGGATTCAATGATATTGGAATGCTAGAATCATTTCCATATTCATTTGCCCCAGCGAATGCATCAGAACTGGTAAAAGAAAAAGCATCTTATGCATTGGAGGTAACCAATGAACAAGGTGCTGTTGCAAAAGGAATTCAAATCTTAGAAGAACTTAATCTGCTTTAA
- a CDS encoding nucleotidyltransferase — MRVLGIIVEYNPFHNGHIYHIQRSKTITKCDYTIAVMSSSFVQRGEPAIIDKWTRSRLAIEFGVDIVLELPFVYACQSADYFAKGAIDLLHAIGVTDICFGSEDGRIETFMDIACTIEMHQEDYNMHIKHYMQEGLRYPDACNQALRQIMGKEITTPNDLLGLSYVKEIVSHHYAITPHCFARTNDYHDTKLQDIASASAIRKAIYEKKDFKSTLPHPEYYQNDLFFLQDFYPYLKYQIMTSTPKELRQYHLVEEGLENILISQIHKTNCLEELLGCLLSKRYTKPRIQRMLIHLLMKNTKQQIQAAMKIDYLRILAMNEQGRQYLNIIKKECPYTIVTNFSRYQHPALEIEFKATRLLSLLSQQPYDLIKKEYASIPYIKAD; from the coding sequence ATGAGAGTTTTAGGAATCATTGTAGAATACAATCCATTTCATAATGGACATATTTATCATATACAGCGTTCCAAGACAATAACAAAATGTGATTATACAATTGCAGTCATGTCTTCATCATTCGTTCAAAGAGGTGAACCGGCTATTATAGACAAATGGACACGCAGTCGTTTAGCCATTGAATTTGGAGTAGATATCGTATTAGAATTACCCTTTGTATATGCTTGCCAGAGTGCTGATTATTTTGCCAAAGGGGCAATTGATTTATTACATGCTATTGGTGTGACAGATATCTGTTTTGGAAGTGAAGATGGTCGCATTGAAACATTTATGGATATTGCTTGCACTATTGAAATGCATCAAGAAGACTATAATATGCACATCAAGCATTACATGCAAGAAGGTTTGCGTTATCCTGATGCCTGCAACCAAGCACTAAGACAGATTATGGGAAAAGAAATCACAACACCTAACGATTTATTAGGATTAAGTTATGTCAAAGAAATTGTATCTCATCATTACGCGATAACACCCCACTGTTTTGCACGTACAAATGATTATCATGATACCAAGCTGCAGGATATTGCCAGTGCATCTGCTATTAGAAAGGCTATTTATGAAAAAAAAGATTTCAAATCAACACTCCCTCATCCTGAATATTATCAGAATGATTTGTTTTTTCTTCAGGATTTCTACCCTTATTTAAAATATCAAATCATGACTTCAACCCCCAAAGAACTTAGACAATACCATTTGGTTGAAGAAGGTTTAGAAAATATTTTAATTTCTCAAATCCATAAAACAAATTGTCTGGAAGAATTACTTGGTTGTTTGTTATCAAAAAGATATACCAAACCACGCATCCAAAGAATGCTTATTCATTTATTAATGAAAAACACAAAACAGCAAATACAGGCAGCTATGAAAATCGATTATTTAAGAATTCTTGCTATGAATGAACAAGGACGCCAATATCTCAATATCATAAAAAAAGAATGCCCTTATACAATCGTTACAAACTTCTCTAGATATCAGCATCCAGCACTAGAGATAGAATTCAAAGCAACACGTCTGCTTTCCCTACTCTCTCAACAACCTTATGATCTCATCAAAAAAGAATACGCAAGTATTCCTTATATTAAAGCAGATTAA
- a CDS encoding YceD family protein, which produces MIFLKWNLQWILKQKDGCFDFDETLTFPSEMFHNLSQVNGLKDVHVVGRGCLDMKNHQLYVDFQVKGQMILPCAVSLEDVDYPFDIKSATVFAFYKPLDDEDVIEVKRDTVDLTPVVFQEIMMDVPMRVVKDGATLKTEGNGWKVLNEKDEGKDEDYIDPRLAKLKDYFKDKE; this is translated from the coding sequence GTGATTTTTTTGAAATGGAATTTACAATGGATTTTGAAACAAAAAGATGGATGTTTTGATTTTGATGAAACACTTACGTTTCCATCAGAAATGTTTCATAATTTATCACAAGTCAATGGTTTGAAAGATGTTCATGTTGTAGGACGAGGATGTCTAGATATGAAAAATCATCAGTTATACGTTGATTTTCAAGTAAAAGGTCAAATGATTCTACCATGTGCCGTTTCATTAGAAGATGTGGATTACCCATTTGATATTAAGTCGGCAACTGTATTTGCTTTTTATAAACCTTTAGATGATGAAGATGTTATTGAGGTTAAAAGGGATACTGTTGATTTAACTCCTGTTGTTTTTCAGGAAATTATGATGGATGTTCCCATGCGTGTTGTTAAAGATGGCGCAACTTTGAAAACCGAAGGCAATGGTTGGAAAGTATTAAATGAAAAAGATGAAGGTAAGGATGAAGATTATATTGATCCTCGACTTGCCAAACTTAAAGATTATTTTAAGGATAAAGAATAA
- the rpmF gene encoding 50S ribosomal protein L32, whose protein sequence is MAVPQRRVSKTRRNKRRTHDKLTVPAVVVCPECGEYKLSHRVCKHCGTYNGQKVL, encoded by the coding sequence ATGGCAGTACCACAAAGAAGAGTTTCTAAAACAAGAAGAAACAAAAGAAGAACACATGACAAGTTAACAGTACCAGCTGTAGTTGTTTGCCCTGAATGTGGAGAATACAAATTATCTCATAGAGTATGCAAACATTGCGGAACTTACAACGGACAAAAAGTGTTATAA
- a CDS encoding transglutaminase domain-containing protein, whose translation MRKRKRGMLLIVLVLIIGMAIGVIVGREFLEIPVLDLNAVEQAFQKNKDYQYFYNQLNEIEQKTYQRIYYVLSQHQEEVTLEEKDIEKVKDIFTKVIYDHGELYYVNSQFQYQENKQTIQFLPLYDYSLDEVKKMNQDIEKKTEVFLNEAKKETSQLQKARLAYNYIVENVVYEDGVDNNQNMVSALANGKSVCAGYARGYQYLLNQLGIENAYIVGTAKETRSQTLNGDGHAWVMIHLSGDYYYCDPTWGDAVHENSEHACLGYFMMSSEDMLKCYQPEVPYEKTQQYQINVFKDEKCYMEKYDESVLSYAVNRGLKNKSRVAEIKCINDNVYQKVKRNLESSYLGYQVLSQNKCWNENATYSYNDELRMIELYY comes from the coding sequence ATGAGAAAACGTAAAAGAGGCATGCTTTTGATTGTTTTGGTATTGATTATAGGAATGGCAATTGGGGTTATAGTAGGAAGAGAATTTCTTGAAATTCCAGTGTTGGATTTAAATGCGGTTGAACAAGCTTTTCAGAAAAATAAGGATTACCAATATTTTTATAATCAATTAAATGAAATTGAACAAAAGACGTATCAAAGAATATATTATGTTTTAAGTCAGCACCAAGAAGAAGTGACTTTAGAAGAAAAAGATATTGAAAAAGTAAAAGATATTTTTACAAAAGTTATTTATGACCACGGAGAACTCTATTATGTTAATTCCCAGTTTCAATATCAGGAAAACAAGCAAACTATACAGTTTTTACCTCTATATGACTATTCTTTAGACGAAGTAAAAAAAATGAATCAAGATATTGAAAAGAAAACTGAAGTTTTTTTAAATGAGGCTAAGAAAGAAACTTCACAATTGCAAAAAGCGCGACTTGCATATAATTATATTGTTGAAAATGTTGTTTATGAAGATGGTGTTGATAACAATCAAAATATGGTAAGTGCTTTGGCTAATGGAAAATCAGTCTGTGCTGGATATGCAAGAGGATATCAGTATCTTTTAAATCAGTTAGGAATAGAAAATGCCTATATTGTTGGAACTGCTAAAGAAACGCGTTCTCAGACATTGAATGGGGACGGGCATGCGTGGGTTATGATTCATCTGAGTGGTGACTATTATTATTGTGATCCAACATGGGGAGATGCTGTTCATGAGAATTCAGAACATGCCTGTTTAGGGTATTTTATGATGAGTAGCGAAGACATGTTAAAGTGCTATCAGCCTGAAGTTCCTTATGAAAAGACTCAACAATACCAGATCAATGTTTTTAAGGATGAAAAATGTTATATGGAAAAGTATGATGAAAGTGTTTTATCTTATGCAGTGAATAGAGGATTAAAAAATAAAAGCAGAGTAGCAGAAATAAAATGTATCAATGACAATGTTTATCAAAAAGTGAAAAGAAATCTTGAATCTTCTTATTTGGGATATCAAGTTTTAAGTCAAAACAAATGTTGGAATGAAAATGCAACTTATTCCTATAATGATGAATTAAGGATGATAGAATTATATTATTAA
- the mraZ gene encoding division/cell wall cluster transcriptional repressor MraZ — translation MFFGEFRHNIDAKGRLSIPAKMRNQCGECVYVTRGNDGCLALYTQEGWEAYYHELQSLPQKKKSTRIFIRLVTSRASECEFDKLGRINIPLVLRQEGNLEKECVIVGVGDHVEIWSQSAWDQFYDDNKDSFDDISEDLDEFEL, via the coding sequence GTGTTCTTTGGAGAATTTAGACATAACATAGATGCAAAGGGGCGCTTAAGTATCCCTGCTAAAATGCGTAATCAGTGTGGTGAGTGTGTTTATGTTACAAGAGGCAATGATGGATGCCTCGCATTGTATACACAGGAAGGCTGGGAAGCTTATTACCATGAACTTCAATCATTACCACAAAAAAAGAAAAGCACTCGTATTTTTATACGTTTAGTGACTTCTAGAGCGAGTGAATGTGAGTTTGATAAACTCGGACGTATTAATATTCCACTTGTATTAAGACAAGAAGGAAATCTTGAAAAAGAATGTGTCATTGTTGGTGTTGGTGATCATGTTGAAATTTGGAGTCAGAGTGCATGGGATCAATTCTATGATGATAATAAGGATAGTTTTGATGATATTTCGGAAGATTTGGATGAATTTGAACTGTAA
- the rsmH gene encoding 16S rRNA (cytosine(1402)-N(4))-methyltransferase RsmH, whose product MFNHISVLLEETIEGLNIKEDGIYVDCTLGGGGHSQEILKRLTTGHLYCFDQDQVAIEVAAKRLSQISDHFTIIYSNFKNMKSELNQLGVQKVDGIVFDLGVSSPQFDDGERGFSYNYDAKLDMRMDRNQTLSAYEIVNTYEFNELVKIFYKYADEKFSKQIARAIERHRQEKPIETTFELVEIIKEAIPAPARRKGGHPAKRTFQALRIAVNDELSVFEKALDDSLDCICVGGRIAVITFHSLEDKICKYTFNEVTKQPQLPMGMPIVPEYLKPRFQKITKKPIVAGEKELEENHRSHSAKLRIIERVYENEEK is encoded by the coding sequence ATGTTTAATCATATAAGTGTTTTATTAGAGGAAACAATTGAAGGATTAAATATTAAGGAAGATGGTATCTATGTGGACTGTACACTTGGTGGTGGTGGACATAGTCAGGAAATCTTAAAAAGATTAACAACTGGACATCTTTATTGTTTTGATCAAGATCAAGTAGCTATTGAAGTAGCTGCAAAGCGATTGAGTCAAATTTCTGACCATTTTACAATTATTTATTCAAACTTTAAAAATATGAAAAGTGAATTGAATCAATTAGGTGTTCAAAAAGTTGATGGTATTGTTTTTGATTTAGGTGTTTCATCTCCTCAATTTGATGATGGTGAAAGAGGGTTTAGTTATAACTATGATGCAAAGTTAGATATGCGTATGGATCGTAATCAGACATTAAGCGCTTATGAAATTGTCAATACATATGAATTCAATGAATTGGTGAAAATATTTTATAAATATGCAGATGAAAAGTTTTCTAAACAAATTGCCAGAGCAATTGAAAGACATCGTCAAGAGAAACCAATTGAAACGACATTTGAATTAGTAGAAATCATCAAGGAAGCGATTCCAGCACCAGCAAGACGAAAAGGTGGTCATCCTGCTAAAAGAACGTTTCAGGCATTAAGGATTGCAGTTAATGATGAACTTAGTGTTTTTGAAAAGGCTTTGGATGATTCATTAGATTGTATTTGTGTAGGTGGAAGAATTGCTGTTATTACTTTCCATTCTTTAGAAGATAAGATTTGTAAATATACTTTTAATGAGGTAACAAAGCAACCACAACTTCCTATGGGGATGCCTATTGTTCCAGAGTATTTGAAACCTAGATTTCAAAAAATAACAAAGAAGCCAATTGTCGCTGGTGAAAAAGAATTAGAAGAAAATCATCGTTCTCATTCAGCTAAATTGAGAATTATAGAAAGGGTTTATGAAAATGAAGAGAAGTAA
- a CDS encoding penicillin-binding protein has product MATIKQKNNNQSAKIVLCVFAFIIILMVLNVIYLGATGKHLVSGANIKEYAENRGGQQKEETLYAKRGTIYSSDKQVIASDVKKYKLYAILSETRLTVDKEPAYVVDKEETAKKLAPILGVDKAKILEQLNKKTYQVEFGSYGNNLSSLVKDKIDALGLPGLEFEEITTRNYRYGDFASYEVGYAQLLTNEINGKTTKSIIGQMGLEKAFDDELSGKDGKKVYLVDNNNYTLPNGVLSETAPVAGNDMYLTIDADVQTELDLQMKQLVEKLKSEKATCAVMEAKTGKILAVSNYPSFDPNKRDIDNYVDLFLNEAVEPGSVFKSFVYANGLNDGRLNLKTKYQSGKFYYNNNKKDSVKDHNGGKGWGTISYEQGFYYSSNTAICHMLRTVNDRVSLLQDYEDLGFFKSGTVDKLSTASGFAGYKGVVGRDIEYLTTGFGQGSSWTAYQLLRAYSVFANNDGKMVTPYFVDKIVDSSTNETIYQGKTEYSKQIYTNETVKKMRDLLSGVINIKGSTGYSYHMDDINLIGKTGTGQVAQTGGYKQNFYTNSFAGLAPYDDPQVVIVLWYQGKNASSKVAAELVQGVVRTALNKINAQPVKEVETSTFVLDSYMNQSTEFAKSILTKHQLSTLLIGDGDTVIDQYPKAKTEVSSQSRVFLQTNGTNITMPSMDGWSRKEAEAFAAMADVRITFDGVGTIYKQNVPKGTKLKSNQEIKVQAK; this is encoded by the coding sequence ATGGCGACTATAAAACAAAAAAATAATAATCAGAGTGCAAAGATCGTGTTATGTGTCTTTGCATTCATTATTATATTAATGGTACTAAATGTTATTTATTTGGGAGCAACAGGAAAACATTTGGTTAGTGGAGCTAATATAAAGGAATATGCTGAAAATCGTGGTGGTCAGCAAAAAGAAGAAACGTTGTATGCCAAACGTGGAACAATTTATTCTAGTGATAAACAGGTTATCGCAAGTGATGTTAAAAAATACAAATTATATGCCATTTTGTCAGAAACAAGATTGACAGTCGATAAAGAGCCTGCATATGTTGTGGATAAAGAAGAAACTGCTAAGAAATTAGCACCTATTTTAGGCGTTGATAAAGCGAAGATTTTAGAACAGTTAAATAAAAAAACATATCAGGTTGAATTTGGAAGTTATGGAAACAATCTTTCTTCATTGGTTAAAGATAAAATTGATGCATTAGGTTTACCAGGATTGGAATTTGAAGAAATTACAACCAGAAATTATAGATATGGCGATTTTGCTTCATATGAAGTTGGATATGCTCAACTCTTAACAAATGAAATTAATGGAAAAACAACAAAATCAATTATTGGGCAAATGGGTCTTGAGAAAGCATTTGATGACGAATTAAGTGGAAAAGATGGTAAGAAAGTTTATCTGGTTGATAATAATAATTATACTTTACCTAATGGTGTTTTAAGTGAAACGGCACCTGTTGCAGGGAATGATATGTATTTAACAATTGATGCTGATGTGCAAACTGAACTTGATTTACAGATGAAGCAGCTGGTTGAGAAATTAAAATCAGAAAAAGCAACTTGTGCAGTTATGGAAGCAAAGACTGGGAAAATTTTGGCTGTGAGTAATTATCCGTCATTTGATCCCAATAAACGTGATATAGATAACTATGTAGATTTATTTTTAAATGAAGCAGTTGAACCAGGTTCAGTTTTTAAATCATTTGTTTATGCAAATGGGCTAAATGATGGTCGATTAAATTTAAAGACCAAGTATCAATCTGGTAAGTTTTATTACAATAATAATAAAAAAGATTCCGTAAAAGACCATAATGGTGGTAAAGGTTGGGGAACAATCAGTTATGAACAAGGGTTTTATTATTCAAGTAATACTGCTATTTGTCATATGTTAAGAACTGTGAATGATAGAGTCTCATTACTTCAGGATTATGAAGATTTAGGGTTCTTTAAGTCAGGAACGGTTGATAAGTTAAGTACTGCATCAGGGTTTGCAGGATATAAAGGTGTTGTCGGTAGAGATATTGAATATTTGACAACTGGATTTGGACAAGGATCATCATGGACAGCTTATCAGTTGTTACGTGCTTATAGTGTCTTTGCAAACAATGATGGAAAAATGGTAACACCTTATTTTGTTGATAAGATTGTTGATAGTTCTACGAATGAAACAATTTATCAAGGAAAAACTGAATATTCTAAGCAGATTTATACAAATGAAACTGTCAAGAAAATGCGAGATTTATTAAGTGGTGTTATTAATATTAAAGGAAGTACTGGTTATTCTTATCATATGGATGATATCAATTTAATTGGAAAGACTGGAACAGGTCAGGTTGCACAGACTGGAGGATATAAACAAAATTTTTATACAAATAGTTTTGCTGGTTTAGCACCTTATGATGATCCGCAAGTTGTTATTGTTTTATGGTATCAGGGAAAAAATGCTTCATCAAAAGTTGCTGCTGAACTTGTTCAAGGTGTTGTGAGAACTGCATTAAACAAGATCAATGCACAACCTGTAAAGGAAGTTGAAACATCTACATTTGTGTTAGATTCATATATGAATCAAAGTACTGAATTTGCAAAATCAATTCTTACAAAACATCAGTTATCAACATTGTTGATAGGTGATGGTGATACAGTTATTGATCAATATCCAAAAGCAAAAACAGAAGTTTCATCTCAATCAAGAGTCTTTTTACAAACAAATGGAACAAATATTACAATGCCATCTATGGATGGATGGTCGCGTAAAGAGGCGGAAGCATTTGCAGCTATGGCAGATGTTCGTATCACTTTTGATGGTGTAGGTACAATCTATAAACAAAATGTTCCTAAAGGAACAAAGTTAAAATCAAATCAAGAAATTAAAGTTCAAGCAAAATAG